Within the Nyctibius grandis isolate bNycGra1 chromosome 4, bNycGra1.pri, whole genome shotgun sequence genome, the region agtataaatgtaccctcaatagaatagtataaatgtaccctcagatacgtaaatagacgagatctgcttaacgatcatattggtctgcatGCATTtgctccgtgccctctcgcgaacacttGACATCTTAGAGCTATAGCTGAAGTGttattgagggaaaaaaaacccactcaatTTGGATCCTCAGGTGTGCCTTCAGTGCAAAGCAGTTGATACTGGAAACGGCCATACAGATGCTTGCAAGGCTCCTATAAAAAGGGTGGCTTTCCAGGCTCTGGTTCATAAATGCCTGGAAACAAAATGGCTTAAATATTTTGACAGGACTTCCAAGTTCcttctttttgctttatatCACCCAGCAATTCCAACTGTAGCCATGTCACAATCTTTCCGTAACCTGGGTTCAGAACTGCCTATTCtcactacatttttctttttccttcagatgcAGCAAAAATGATCTGTGCAGCTGAGGACACAGTTACTGCTCAAGAAATGAAACCAGTGTCAAGACCCTGCAGAAACAGTGGGAAACCAGGAAAACAATACAGATGgatcctgcagcagctgccatcACAGCCCCTCCGAGCTCCACCTTCTGCACCCGGCTTACAGGTCTCCAGCAGTTCTGTGTAAGACACTTAATCTATATGCTTATTTTATGCCAGACAAAGGGATCACCACAGAGCTATCTGCACCCTCACTGTTATTTCCCAAAGACCTTGCTCTAGACTAAgcctctccctgccagcccaTGGGGTAGACTTCCAGTGACTTCCAAGTCATCATGACAACCTTTGGGACAGCTTAGGGCCGTGGTCCCAAGTGACTGCCCCCAGTTTTGCCCATATGAAAATCACTACCTGCATCAGTTCCCTTTTTTAACTTCACTTACCTGTAATTGTCCCACTGGCACACGTTGGGAGCAGCTCTCAGACATCGCTGAAGATTGATGTAATTTCTCTAACGAAGACCCAAAACAAAGTGTGAACGCTTCTCAGTGCAGGAGCCACCAAGACCCAGCGTACAGCTGAGCAGCCCATAGACTGCTGGTTGCTCCTGTTTTCCAACACCCGAGCAATGTGCGGTGTACCACGTGCAGTACCGCTGCTCTCCACATAGAAGAGGCCACAAAAACAGAACACGGCTACGCAAACTGCCTCAGTATGTCACATTTGAGTCCAGCCAGCTGTACCTCTGAAAATACATGAGCCTTGGATGTGTCTTGCTTTGTAGCAGTCGTTGAACTAAATACACCACCTCTTCAGGACACACAAACGCGAGTAGGAGGGAATACTGGCATTAACATCTCCAACATGCTAAGTATGCATTGTAAGCTGAAGTAATCCATCTTAGCTAAGAATAAACAGGCTCGTACCAAGAACCTACGCTTAATCAACAGAGAATCATTTCTGGCCAGAAGTCAACGTAACCCTCCATAACACAAAGCCTGGGAGTTTGTTTTGAACTAGAAGTTCGTCATCACaacagccagctctgcaggtaAAATGCAGAGATCTATTCACGCTGCTTGCAAGGCAAGTGCCGTGGTTTAGAAACAGGATTCGGAACAGCTCTTTACAGAGCAGGTAGTACTTCATACTTAGCCTGAGGGAGGGAAGTGTCTGAAATCCCACCCCTTTCCAATCATCAGGTGCCTTCAGCCACCCCGGCTCCTGATGGAGCCACGTCCCACTCGAACACAGATGCCCATCATCATTCAAGCAAGCAGGAAGGATCAAGTGACTTGAGGTAACACAGCTAACCTTACACCCAGGTGTCAGTGCTGCCTTTACTCCTGGAGGTTAAAGCGCTCTTTTTCCACACCTCTTAAGGTGAGTCAGCATCTGAACTACTAACCTCTGAGAAGGAAGCCTTCCACTCCCCAAAGCTGACGAGTAATAAATCTGACCGCCTCTCACTGCCTGCTCCCAGGAGCGCCTGGCAGTTCCGTACAGTGCCACCTTAATGGACAGATGCACAAGGCGCACACACTTGTTCTCATTCCTTAGCTTGGAACACATTTAGGACAACTCTGCAACAGTATAGAGGAAGTGAGCAGGGCCTGCAGAGACACCAAACAACTAATCTCCCCCTAGGCCAGACCTCGCTCTGGGCAGCACCACCTCGCATTTCCCAGGACCAAATCCAAAGCCCAGCCTAGGCTCCACAGGTCTTTCTGAAGGTTTCAGTGGATTACTGGAGTAgttttgtaaagcactttgtaagaaagcatgttatttttaaaattaaattctaaatCTCTCTCTTGCAACATGGATGAAGGTTTGAGAAACACAGGGATTGCAGAGGGCTGCTGCCCCTGTAAGGCACGAACACTAAAACGCAGGCTGCAGTACTCCGACCCACCAACTCAAAaatccctcctcttcctccagaaTGAGGACTAATGCCTATAAAAACACTTTATCCACCTCTCAATGTTCTCTCATACACATGTGCACAAACACACTAATGAAGTATGCCGACTACACCCATTCTTTATATTCCATGCTTATTACTCAAACAGTGCTTAAAACCTAAACGACTTGTCCATTCCACTTTCTGCTATGAACTATGACAGCGTGATTCTCCTTATTATCAAGGTTCTTATTTCAGAACATAAAGGTATCTAAGGACATAGCGTGATGTATTTAAAAGGAAGTTCTCCCCCACACCCAAAACACTCAACGATAGCTTTGCTGTAAATCCAtctttaagaaacattttaacaCTGTCCAACATGAGGCATGGTCACAAACACTTCACTATCAGTAAAAACACACCAGAAGCAGAGACGTGTTTCTTTATACTTTATTTGAGCTATTTAGTTCTTAAGTATCAAGAATTAGGGTGGTTTATAGAATATTATTACCACAGGGCAGTGAAATGGGCATTTTCTTAGTGTAGTGCAAGTTGTattaaatgaaaagcttttaaaataaagttttattacCAGTACTGACCAGCACTTAATCTGCTGACCTGTAACTGAAACAATGgttcaaaagcacaaaaaaataccCTCTGAAATTAAGCTTTATGTACAGCACATGTAGAGCTCTTAGATGCCTAAAGCAACTAGTTTAATTTGAGATATTAAACTAATGTTCTGAGTTGCTGTTCACAGTTGAATGTACTGGGAGTTCAGTGTTcagataacatttttctttttagagtaCAAAAAAATTTGTCTGCTTTAGTTATAAAGAGCTCTGCCAATATACACAAACTATACACTTCAgacattcacaaaaaaatgtgAGCAAGAAAAAGGTtatcaaaaaacatttaatacaaTTAGTCAATAACCCTTCCCACCATGGTCCACATCTACAAAgttcccccacccctccctcctccccatccaAACCCTTCCCCACAGAAAGTCACATACTTACCACAAGTTTTAGCAAGTATGGTTTATAAAAGGGCCCCCAGGGCAAGTTACTTATAGTTCAGTTGCCACTATCAACAGATCTGGACCTCGATCTAGACCTCTGCCGATCCACAGACGATGGGGATTTAGATCTACTGGAAGAACCACGTTTCTGGCTCTTCTCTGGCACTGGAGATCTACTAACTGATCGAGACTTGCTACGGCTCCTACTCCTTGACCTGCTGTAAGACTTGCGGCTGCGGGAACGGGAACGACTACGAGACCTGGATGAGCTTCTGCTACGAGACCGTGACCTGCTTCTGGACCTACTGAAGAAACAGAGAGCATCAGTGTTAGCAATGAAACGTCATGGACCATGACAATAGCCAGGAAATTCACTGATCTCCAGTTTGGTTGCCCCGTCACTGACTTCAAAGTTTTCTTAGTAGACATTTAAGCGTTATTTAAGAGATTAGAAATCCATACCTGTGCCTTTTGCTGCCTTCAATTAGTTTGATTTTCCTTCCATTAATTTCTTTACCAGAAAGCTTTTCAATAGCATTCTTTAAATCACTGTAAGAGGCAAATTCAACCAccctatagaaaaaaaaataaaacaaaaatcaaaacatagaGCTCACTATTACAAGTTGTATTTTTGATGATAGAGTAAAACAtactctggggaaaaaaaaaaaaaagaaagaaagaagaaaaacgaCTCAAAAAAGACTCGCACTGCTCAGTGTAGTCATCCCTTGTCATAACTCAAGCATGAATTGAAGAAttcccctccccacacaccAGACTGCATTTCAAAGGGTAGCTAATTCAAACCATGAACAGCTGCTGAGTAGCCAGCCTCCCTCCCAAAATATTACACATACAAATACTACTCTACACCTTTCAAGAGATGATTTTAGAGGCTTACCCTTCATTTAACTTAGGTCTGTGTGCATCTGCAAAGGTTACTTCCCCAGCTTGTCTCATGAAGTCTTTGAGATCCTAACACAAGACCAGTTACGTTACACAAAGAAGTGAAATTAATACTTTAATACTTATCtatataaaaagttaaaaacaaacaaaagaaacttaTGACTACTGAAAGAGAAGATGTTGGATAAATTACAAACATGGCAATTGCCATACTTGTATTCTATCAAAACTGAATTATCTATACCAGGGCAcgaaataaatgaaaaaagcatAATGCTTTAAGCAAAATGCTAATAAAGTATCTTAACATTAAGGAAAATATTAGTCTACAAAGATTATATAGATTAAATAAGAGaataagagagaaagagagaaagaaaacaagaaaaaagtacatttgTATATATACCAGACTGAGTGTGAATTACTGCCCATAGATTTTTGTACTATTTCAGCCTCCATTTACATTACGAGTCTAATACGCATACAGAATTACATTTACATAACACCAATTATTTTGTGCCCCGTATGCCATTAAAAATATAGTTTACTTTACCTTTATTAACATTTCCCTAGGCTAGCCAAGCAGCAAACTGCATTAAGCGACCGGAGATACCGTCATGACATATGCCCGACTGGCTCTTCGCCACCCACTTGATGAACACTACCCAGTCGATGGAAGCCATTAATCGCACTGCCCTCCCTATTAGGAGACTATTGATGGATCCAGACATTCTCTATGCTTGATGTTACCAAGGACCACTTTACTGCGATCAGGATTCCAACGACCACCTAATTTCGTATCTTTCAACTCTTTTCGACCAGGACCTCTTTATTCGGAAGCGTTACAGGAAGAACAGCTCTCAACTTAGGAATCAGATCTCGTTAACGCTCTGGGATCGCTGCAATGTGTCACTTTAAGGAGTGCATCGATTACGTCTAGACCGGCAAACACAGATCTAGAGGTGGCCAAGTGACATTGTAGGAGCTGACTGGAAAGTCAACCAGGCCCAACCAAGAGTGACCAAGACAGAACGATTAGGATAACCCACAGGCACTCCTCGTCATATGGCCAACGACACAGATAGGCTGGCAAATAAAGGGTTTAATATGT harbors:
- the SRSF5 gene encoding serine/arginine-rich splicing factor 5 isoform X2; this encodes MSGCRVFIGRLNPAAREKDVERFFKGYGRIRDIDLKRGFGFVEFEDPRDADDAVYELDGKELCSERVTIEHARARSRGRGRGRYSDRFSSRRPRSDRRSAPPLRTENRLIVENLSSRVSWQDLKDFMRQAGEVTFADAHRPKLNEGVVEFASYSDLKNAIEKLSGKEINGRKIKLIEGSKRHRSRSRSRSRSRSSSRSRSRSRSRSRKSYSRSRSRSRSKSRSVSRSPVPEKSQKRGSSSRSKSPSSVDRQRSRSRSRSVDSGN
- the SRSF5 gene encoding serine/arginine-rich splicing factor 5 isoform X1, producing the protein MSGCRVFIGRLNPAAREKDVERFFKGYGRIRDIDLKRGFGFVEFEDPRDADDAVYELDGKELCSERVTIEHARARSRGRGRGRYSDRFSSRRPRSDRRSAPPLRTENRLIVENLSSRVSWQDLKDFMRQAGEVTFADAHRPKLNEGVVEFASYSDLKNAIEKLSGKEINGRKIKLIEGSKRHSRSRSRSRSRSRSSSRSRSRSRSRSRKSYSRSRSRSRSKSRSVSRSPVPEKSQKRGSSSRSKSPSSVDRQRSRSRSRSVDSGN